One genomic segment of Desulfomicrobium sp. ZS1 includes these proteins:
- a CDS encoding HAD-IA family hydrolase has protein sequence MYSQFINILYKSEIISFDIFDTLISRPLFSPFDTFDHIADLFFERHGKQLLGFKKIRIHCEDSCRKNALVNEKRQDVTLDEIYIYIASIYKLSNEESKSLLNIEKYVEKKLLIPRQSGKILYKLASIYYKDIILVSDMYLDREFISNLMTEYEFDNFIEFYLSSEVGLRKREGDLFKYVLSKTKCPAEKLLHIGDNAVGDISIPKSLGINTFQTPRAIELMASQSDNWRTVCESSKKSRTFSQSLSLGLVAQKLFDNQYDLPQKNTDFGGCPFAFGYAAFGPAVVGFASWLNRMVKSDMINHLVFLSRDGKIVKDIFDLLYHNCNVSTNYFYASRRALRVAGIKNDADIINITLSPIYSTTIQDFFKDKFGLDSEYIDTEILQNHNLSGLDANIGAKFSRETLLSIVLFHKKLIFERAIAERNSLIDAFSSMGLTGKTAIVDIGYAGTMQNYFINLLNKEINGYYFATFNTIEESSAVKNSSKGYVIDVGHPNCTKSGICTHRFLYETIFCDADNSFICYEHDNLDNIITVKNLDHDDIKRQYLVLDIHAGAKVFAADILAACKNEMPFFYLPPDFATYQLDLFFKNPHPVDALMFEGVLFEDSAGPKTLRYIVPPLNLLTNGSIQKNIVWNQGSIAAKKAVIAMKKKKNRINFKEEKPNHVEVQTNRIGVIRKFESFIIRQFTSDKLYAKYLRNRHEYFLDSKHRLLKIYFNITG, from the coding sequence ATGTATAGTCAATTCATAAATATACTTTATAAATCAGAAATTATTTCTTTTGATATTTTTGATACACTAATTTCACGACCACTATTCTCTCCATTCGATACTTTCGATCATATAGCTGACCTTTTTTTTGAGCGACACGGCAAGCAGCTACTCGGTTTTAAAAAAATTAGAATACACTGTGAAGATTCATGCAGAAAAAACGCTTTAGTGAACGAGAAGAGACAGGATGTTACGCTTGATGAAATCTATATTTACATAGCTAGTATATACAAATTATCTAATGAAGAGTCCAAATCATTACTCAATATAGAAAAATATGTAGAAAAAAAGCTGCTAATTCCTCGACAATCAGGAAAAATTCTTTATAAATTAGCATCAATCTATTATAAAGACATTATTCTTGTTTCAGACATGTATCTAGATCGTGAATTCATTTCAAATTTAATGACTGAATATGAATTTGATAATTTTATTGAATTTTACTTATCGTCAGAGGTTGGCTTACGAAAGAGAGAAGGAGATCTTTTTAAATATGTTTTGTCCAAAACAAAATGTCCTGCTGAAAAATTATTACATATAGGCGACAATGCAGTCGGCGATATATCTATTCCCAAATCTTTAGGGATAAATACCTTCCAAACACCCAGAGCTATAGAGCTTATGGCCTCACAGTCTGACAACTGGAGAACTGTCTGTGAGTCATCAAAAAAATCACGAACTTTTTCTCAAAGCTTGTCACTAGGGCTAGTCGCACAAAAATTATTTGATAATCAATATGATCTTCCGCAAAAAAATACCGATTTTGGAGGCTGTCCATTTGCTTTTGGATATGCCGCATTTGGCCCAGCAGTAGTCGGCTTCGCCTCGTGGCTCAACAGGATGGTTAAATCAGACATGATCAACCATCTCGTTTTTCTTTCAAGAGACGGAAAAATTGTCAAAGATATTTTTGACTTACTCTACCATAACTGCAACGTTAGCACAAACTACTTCTATGCATCAAGAAGGGCGCTACGGGTAGCAGGGATAAAAAATGATGCAGACATCATAAATATTACACTAAGCCCTATATACTCTACAACTATTCAAGATTTTTTTAAAGATAAATTCGGATTAGACTCTGAATATATTGACACTGAAATTTTACAAAATCACAATTTGAGTGGACTCGATGCTAACATTGGAGCAAAATTTTCTCGAGAAACGCTGCTTTCAATAGTACTTTTTCACAAAAAACTGATATTTGAGAGAGCTATTGCTGAGCGAAATTCATTAATTGATGCATTTTCTAGCATGGGCTTGACAGGAAAAACTGCTATTGTTGACATTGGATATGCAGGAACCATGCAAAATTATTTCATTAATTTATTGAATAAAGAAATAAATGGATATTATTTTGCAACTTTTAACACTATTGAAGAATCTTCAGCTGTAAAGAATTCTTCCAAAGGCTACGTAATAGATGTTGGTCACCCAAATTGCACAAAATCAGGGATATGTACTCATCGTTTCCTTTATGAAACAATTTTTTGCGATGCTGACAACAGTTTTATTTGTTATGAACATGACAATTTAGACAATATTATTACTGTAAAAAATTTAGACCACGACGATATTAAGCGCCAATATTTGGTCTTAGATATTCACGCCGGTGCTAAAGTTTTTGCAGCTGATATTTTGGCTGCCTGTAAGAATGAGATGCCTTTTTTCTACCTCCCTCCTGATTTTGCAACTTATCAGCTAGATCTTTTCTTTAAAAATCCTCATCCAGTTGATGCTTTAATGTTTGAGGGAGTGTTGTTTGAAGATTCTGCTGGCCCTAAAACTCTTCGTTATATTGTTCCTCCTCTAAATTTACTAACTAATGGCAGCATTCAAAAAAACATTGTATGGAATCAAGGATCTATAGCTGCGAAAAAAGCAGTTATTGCAATGAAGAAAAAAAAGAATAGAATAAACTTTAAAGAGGAAAAACCAAATCATGTAGAAGTTCAGACCAACCGTATCGGTGTAATAAGAAAGTTTGAGAGTTTTATAATCAGGCAATTCACTTCAGATAAATTATATGCTAAATATTTACGAAATCGTCACGAATATTTCTTAGACAGCAAGCACCGACTATTAAAAATATACTTTAATATCACTGGCTAA
- a CDS encoding polysaccharide biosynthesis/export family protein — MRIFYVGIFITAMVMATSVFAVAGSESNPAMRGFTGGIPEASQNAPTVQTPTGPSLSPSGPNGARAHAFVIPGAQSQPSPSLAAPPAWAQSAMRPALSTFLPPFGANLFQGNFSNTYHAGLNEDYVIMSGDRIVVRVWGAKTYDDVLIVDQQGNIFIPEVGPVTVGGMRHGQLLSTVQAKLATVFSNNVEIYVNLLSAQPVAVYVTGFVNKPGRYAGGPADSILYYLDKAEGINADRGSYRKIKIMRQGKVFSNLDLYEFALRGNLADLRLQDGDVIFVDEKGPSVAALGLIKQQARYEFKNERAIGNGLMALTSPYNSASHVSVSGVRNQKPFNVYIPVNEFSAFKLEDGDTIEFHADEKGKTMMVSVAGAIQGASRYPIRKDCKLTDLLPYVIIEPNIADVKSVYVRRKSVAMQQKAILTDSLKRLEQSALTATSASVDEANIRVREAELIQDFVKRAAQLEPDGIVVVSKGGNVADFLLEDGDDVIIPQKTHVVHVSGEVLMPKAIAYNSAMTVDDYLKSAGGFSDRADKINVLVAKQNGEIGQASEIYIEPGDRILVMPKFDTKNMQLAKDIMQILYQIAVSTKIAIGF, encoded by the coding sequence ATGCGAATTTTTTATGTCGGAATATTCATCACAGCCATGGTCATGGCCACATCCGTTTTTGCTGTCGCAGGCTCGGAAAGTAATCCGGCCATGCGCGGATTCACGGGCGGAATCCCCGAAGCGTCGCAGAACGCACCTACCGTGCAAACACCCACTGGCCCATCTCTGTCGCCATCCGGCCCTAATGGAGCACGAGCCCACGCGTTTGTCATTCCCGGAGCCCAATCTCAGCCCTCACCGTCGCTGGCGGCCCCCCCAGCTTGGGCACAATCAGCCATGCGCCCCGCCCTTTCAACATTTCTGCCCCCCTTTGGAGCCAATCTATTCCAAGGCAATTTTTCGAACACCTATCATGCAGGCTTGAATGAAGACTACGTCATCATGTCCGGAGACCGCATCGTGGTCCGAGTGTGGGGAGCCAAGACCTATGACGATGTGCTGATTGTGGACCAGCAAGGCAACATCTTCATACCCGAAGTCGGTCCAGTAACCGTTGGTGGCATGCGACACGGCCAGCTGCTGAGCACGGTCCAGGCCAAATTGGCGACGGTGTTCAGCAACAACGTTGAGATTTACGTCAATCTGCTCAGCGCTCAGCCCGTGGCCGTCTATGTGACCGGATTCGTGAACAAGCCCGGACGTTATGCCGGAGGACCTGCAGATTCAATTCTATATTACCTGGATAAGGCTGAAGGAATCAACGCGGACCGAGGCAGTTACCGCAAAATCAAGATCATGCGCCAAGGAAAGGTGTTTTCAAACCTTGATCTGTACGAATTTGCCTTGCGTGGCAACTTGGCTGACCTGCGCTTACAGGATGGAGATGTCATTTTTGTCGATGAAAAAGGGCCAAGTGTCGCCGCTCTAGGACTGATCAAACAGCAGGCCCGCTATGAGTTCAAAAATGAACGCGCAATTGGAAACGGCTTGATGGCTCTCACTTCCCCGTACAACAGTGCTTCACATGTCAGCGTAAGCGGAGTGCGCAATCAAAAACCTTTCAACGTGTACATCCCCGTGAACGAATTTTCCGCATTCAAGCTTGAAGACGGCGATACGATCGAATTTCATGCCGATGAAAAAGGCAAAACCATGATGGTGTCTGTGGCCGGTGCCATACAAGGAGCATCCCGCTATCCCATTCGCAAGGATTGCAAACTTACGGATCTCCTTCCCTACGTAATCATTGAGCCCAACATTGCGGATGTGAAATCTGTGTATGTGCGGCGCAAAAGCGTAGCCATGCAGCAAAAAGCTATTCTCACAGATTCGCTAAAAAGGTTGGAGCAAAGTGCTTTAACAGCAACCTCTGCGTCAGTGGACGAAGCCAACATTCGGGTGCGCGAAGCAGAGTTGATTCAAGATTTCGTCAAAAGGGCAGCCCAACTGGAGCCTGATGGAATCGTAGTCGTATCTAAAGGCGGAAATGTAGCGGACTTTTTATTGGAAGACGGGGACGATGTGATCATCCCCCAAAAAACTCATGTTGTGCATGTCTCTGGTGAAGTGCTCATGCCAAAAGCTATTGCCTATAATAGTGCCATGACTGTAGATGACTATCTCAAAAGTGCGGGGGGATTCTCCGATCGTGCAGATAAAATAAATGTACTGGTAGCAAAGCAAAATGGTGAAATAGGGCAAGCATCAGAAATATATATTGAACCTGGAGACAGGATACTCGTCATGCCCAAATTTGACACTAAGAATATGCAATTAGCCAAAGATATAATGCAAATATTGTACCAGATAGCTGTATCAACAAAGATCGCTATTGGATTTTAA
- the kdsB gene encoding 3-deoxy-manno-octulosonate cytidylyltransferase, whose translation MRVLIVIPARYGSSRLPGKPLLDILGKPMIEHVYRKASLSALAHDVVVATDDARIFDTVANFGGKAVMTPLNCASGTDRLIEVAKKSSADVFINVQGDEPLIRPQDIDLVINAFLTDDSVQVATLCAPIDDLTARDTNVVKVVLRHNRDALYFSRCAIPCNRDKSENPPKFKHIGLYGYRKDALLQFQHLPSSPLEDCEKLEQLRYLQAGISIKVLETSSAFPGVDTLEDLKQVRAIISGTSRDLPRSLAEIKLVITDVDGVFTDGLLHYGENGEELKSFNARDGLGMKMLNSAGIPVSVLSGRDCPALRKRLQDLKIDKHLLGTLCKREGCEILAATHGVSLSDTAFIGDDVIDLPAFASCGFSFAVGDAVDSIKQNATCVLSTNGGRGAFREAAELILAAKGLLDNLNTAQGIEKILTSATQ comes from the coding sequence ATGCGCGTTCTCATTGTCATCCCTGCTCGTTACGGATCATCCAGACTTCCCGGAAAACCATTGCTCGACATCTTGGGCAAACCCATGATCGAACACGTTTACCGCAAAGCTTCCCTTTCCGCACTTGCGCACGACGTCGTTGTTGCGACAGATGATGCGCGGATTTTTGACACAGTGGCAAACTTTGGCGGCAAAGCCGTAATGACACCACTGAATTGCGCTTCTGGCACGGATCGCCTGATCGAAGTGGCCAAAAAATCTTCCGCCGACGTGTTCATCAATGTACAAGGCGACGAACCCTTGATCCGCCCTCAAGACATTGATCTTGTTATTAATGCCTTCCTGACTGATGACTCTGTGCAGGTCGCGACCCTCTGCGCCCCTATTGACGACCTGACTGCGAGGGATACGAATGTCGTCAAGGTTGTGCTCAGACACAACCGCGATGCACTCTATTTCAGCCGCTGCGCGATTCCTTGCAATCGTGACAAATCTGAAAATCCTCCAAAATTCAAACATATTGGCCTGTATGGGTACCGAAAAGACGCACTTCTTCAGTTTCAACATCTTCCATCATCACCGCTGGAAGATTGCGAAAAATTGGAGCAATTGCGTTATCTTCAGGCCGGGATTTCCATTAAAGTACTGGAGACATCAAGCGCATTTCCCGGAGTCGATACACTTGAAGATCTGAAACAGGTCCGAGCTATCATCTCAGGTACATCCCGCGATTTGCCTCGCTCACTTGCTGAGATCAAACTCGTCATTACCGATGTTGACGGCGTGTTCACGGACGGGTTGTTGCACTATGGGGAAAATGGGGAAGAACTAAAGTCGTTCAATGCTCGTGATGGTTTGGGCATGAAAATGCTCAATTCTGCTGGAATTCCAGTTAGCGTGCTGTCGGGACGTGACTGCCCTGCTCTTCGAAAACGCCTCCAAGACTTGAAAATTGACAAGCACCTTCTCGGAACACTTTGCAAACGCGAAGGGTGTGAAATTCTCGCCGCCACTCATGGAGTGTCTCTATCCGATACCGCTTTTATTGGAGATGACGTCATCGACTTGCCCGCCTTTGCATCCTGCGGCTTTTCTTTTGCCGTAGGCGATGCTGTAGACTCAATCAAACAGAATGCCACTTGCGTTCTTTCGACTAATGGCGGGAGAGGGGCTTTTCGAGAAGCTGCCGAATTGATTCTTGCAGCCAAAGGCTTGCTCGACAATCTGAACACAGCACAGGGAATTGAAAAAATTCTCACCTCTGCAACGCAATAG
- a CDS encoding capsular polysaccharide biosynthesis protein: MINPDKTTIALSSIAVWGRRPTSQKGEDFARRHGLPILRLEDGFLRSLDLGCNGAPPLSLVVDGQGIYYDARQPSDLEQLLEQGELNAEFLQESEKALASILRFCLSKYNHAPTAPNELLGDSSRPRILLIDQTVGDMSVGLGAADASSFQSMVKAAKSRFPKGRFFVKTHPDVIAGKKKGYLTTSAALDGITVIAEDFAPLSLLAQADAVFTVTSQMGFEALLLGKDVHCFGLPFYAGWGVTRDELSCQRRTRKRSTLEIFAAAYIIYARYVNPFTGQRCDIHEIIRILARQREINERNAGYTACLNFSRWKHPHAQAFLSSTNGATRFFSSQHKAITHAAKNSGRIVVWSSRASEDLEQECKTAGIRLVRMEDGFIRSAGLGSDFHWPYSLVLDEQGIYYDPSRPSRLETILQFNEFSPELQDRAKALRLHILAQGITKYNVSANSLITASFPKNRRIVLVPGQVEDDASVRLGGGDITSNLELLAEVRRTCPDAFILYKPHPDVERSNRQGKILDVQALRHADQVLRDANMHHLLNTVDEVHTLTSLTGFEALLRDVPVHTYGGPFYAGWGMTRDRLDFPRRERRLAIDELVAGTLILYPTYFDWRTGMFCGPEEVCSRLRDPSSKMQGKFWVRLLWNLREIWKQCENK; this comes from the coding sequence GTGATAAATCCTGATAAAACGACGATAGCGTTATCCTCCATCGCGGTTTGGGGACGACGCCCCACATCCCAAAAAGGCGAAGATTTTGCTCGCAGGCACGGATTGCCGATCCTGCGCCTCGAAGATGGTTTTTTACGTTCCTTGGATCTTGGCTGCAACGGTGCGCCTCCTCTCTCCCTAGTGGTTGACGGACAGGGCATCTACTACGATGCACGTCAACCCTCAGATTTAGAACAATTACTGGAGCAAGGAGAACTGAATGCCGAATTTCTCCAAGAGAGTGAAAAAGCCCTCGCGTCCATCTTGAGATTTTGCCTGAGTAAATACAATCATGCCCCAACGGCACCAAATGAGCTTTTAGGCGATTCATCTCGTCCGCGCATTTTACTCATTGACCAGACCGTCGGTGACATGAGCGTAGGCTTGGGTGCGGCTGACGCATCATCATTCCAAAGCATGGTGAAAGCAGCAAAGTCACGATTTCCCAAGGGACGCTTTTTCGTGAAAACCCATCCGGATGTCATTGCCGGAAAGAAAAAAGGATATCTTACAACTTCTGCTGCTTTGGACGGAATAACCGTCATCGCCGAGGACTTCGCGCCGTTATCCCTCTTGGCCCAGGCAGACGCCGTATTCACCGTCACCTCGCAGATGGGTTTTGAAGCTTTGCTCTTAGGCAAGGACGTTCATTGCTTCGGACTGCCTTTTTATGCGGGTTGGGGCGTAACTAGGGACGAACTGTCCTGCCAACGCCGCACTCGAAAACGGTCGACGCTCGAAATCTTCGCCGCCGCATACATCATTTATGCTCGCTATGTGAATCCGTTTACCGGACAACGCTGCGACATCCATGAAATCATCCGCATTCTCGCCCGGCAGCGAGAAATAAACGAACGCAACGCCGGGTACACGGCTTGCCTCAATTTCTCCCGCTGGAAGCACCCCCATGCACAGGCATTTCTTTCATCAACTAACGGAGCAACCCGTTTTTTTTCTTCCCAGCACAAAGCTATCACTCATGCCGCAAAAAACAGCGGTCGGATTGTGGTCTGGTCCTCACGGGCCAGCGAAGATCTTGAACAGGAGTGTAAAACGGCTGGAATTAGGCTTGTACGCATGGAAGACGGATTCATCCGTTCAGCAGGTCTCGGGTCGGATTTTCACTGGCCCTATTCGCTGGTTCTTGATGAACAAGGCATCTATTATGATCCCTCACGACCAAGCAGACTTGAAACCATTTTGCAATTCAATGAATTTTCGCCAGAACTACAGGATCGGGCCAAGGCGCTTCGTCTCCACATCTTGGCTCAGGGCATTACCAAATACAATGTTTCGGCTAATTCCCTAATTACCGCTTCATTTCCCAAGAATCGCAGGATCGTCCTGGTGCCTGGTCAAGTCGAAGACGATGCTTCCGTACGCCTCGGCGGCGGGGACATCACCTCCAACCTTGAGCTTTTGGCAGAGGTCAGGCGGACATGTCCAGATGCGTTCATCCTGTACAAGCCTCATCCTGATGTGGAGCGCAGTAACCGCCAAGGTAAAATTCTCGACGTGCAGGCACTGCGCCATGCAGATCAGGTGCTGCGAGATGCCAACATGCACCATCTTTTGAACACCGTGGACGAGGTTCATACCTTAACTTCGCTGACAGGGTTCGAGGCCCTGCTGCGCGATGTGCCGGTCCACACCTATGGAGGACCGTTCTATGCCGGATGGGGCATGACACGGGACCGGTTAGATTTTCCACGTCGCGAGCGAAGACTCGCCATAGATGAATTGGTCGCGGGCACCCTCATCCTCTACCCAACTTATTTCGATTGGCGGACGGGGATGTTCTGCGGTCCCGAGGAAGTATGCTCTCGCTTGAGGGACCCTTCATCCAAAATGCAAGGAAAATTTTGGGTTCGCCTGCTCTGGAACCTACGCGAAATATGGAAGCAATGCGAAAATAAGTAA
- a CDS encoding capsule biosynthesis protein: MALLYYGLIASPMYVSEAKFAVRSPDNSGGMDFAAAIFKSTSSTTADGHVLAQYVKSLDIAKSIDTEVGLVDHFTDQSKDAISRLWQNPTQDELLRYWQWAVTLAFDPDTGILGIKVKAYTPEMAEKINASILRHSEILVNEINKRARQDAIELARAEVIKAEERLLLARSTMKQFRDANALLDPKASAAGTQGIVTELEGEGAKIEAELAEARSYMRDDAPRVVALKSRLDAIRAQFALERRKLASMGDASNPLSAVVAEYERYVIEEEFAQRQYVGAMSALEAARVHADAKSRYVVAFQQPSLPDESLYPRPLIMTGVTFLGGLIFLGLISLIWAAIREHAGF; encoded by the coding sequence ATGGCTCTACTCTATTACGGCCTCATTGCCTCGCCTATGTATGTATCCGAGGCCAAGTTCGCGGTACGCAGCCCGGACAACTCCGGAGGGATGGACTTTGCCGCAGCCATTTTCAAATCCACGTCTTCCACCACAGCGGACGGACACGTTCTGGCGCAGTATGTTAAATCTCTGGATATTGCCAAATCAATTGACACAGAAGTGGGCCTTGTCGACCATTTCACAGACCAATCAAAAGACGCCATCTCCCGCTTATGGCAAAACCCAACGCAAGACGAACTCCTGCGATACTGGCAATGGGCAGTGACTCTGGCCTTTGATCCGGACACGGGCATCTTGGGGATCAAGGTCAAGGCCTATACGCCGGAAATGGCCGAAAAGATCAATGCTTCCATTCTGAGGCACAGTGAAATTCTGGTCAATGAGATAAACAAGCGAGCGAGGCAAGACGCGATTGAGCTTGCCCGAGCCGAGGTTATCAAAGCTGAAGAACGTCTGCTTCTGGCAAGGTCAACCATGAAACAGTTCCGGGATGCCAATGCCCTGCTTGATCCCAAAGCCTCTGCCGCCGGGACGCAAGGTATAGTGACGGAACTTGAGGGCGAAGGCGCCAAGATTGAGGCTGAGTTGGCCGAGGCCCGATCCTACATGCGCGATGACGCGCCACGAGTTGTCGCTTTAAAGTCGAGATTGGACGCAATACGCGCCCAGTTCGCATTGGAGAGGCGCAAGTTGGCCAGCATGGGGGATGCGTCAAACCCTTTAAGTGCAGTTGTTGCCGAATACGAGCGTTATGTCATCGAAGAAGAATTCGCGCAGCGGCAGTACGTCGGAGCCATGAGCGCCCTCGAAGCCGCCAGGGTCCACGCTGATGCAAAGTCCCGTTATGTGGTGGCTTTCCAGCAACCATCACTGCCTGATGAATCTTTGTACCCGCGACCTCTAATCATGACTGGGGTCACGTTTCTGGGTGGTTTGATTTTTCTGGGTTTAATTTCACTTATCTGGGCTGCAATACGCGAACATGCGGGGTTCTAA
- a CDS encoding ABC transporter permease has translation MAVASATTTQGRVIWALILREVHTLYGTTKLGYLWALLQTAFGLGVFWTIREFAGFRPPHGMTVPIFLLAGFMVWNIFSDTINKCLSAVDGNKAILTFPQVTPLDLMVSRTMVITATQIVVTILLAGIAVMAGYEIQIGDWPSVLAILLLAPLWAFGAGTLIASLAVLWPALEMLVPIMLRILFFMSGVFFSAKVFSKKIGDFLLWNPILQLIEWFRQALSSSYVAPDLNIPYLVGITSCTLCAGLLLERYVRRRAET, from the coding sequence ATGGCCGTCGCTTCTGCCACAACCACCCAGGGACGAGTCATCTGGGCGCTCATCTTGCGCGAGGTCCACACCCTCTATGGCACAACGAAGCTCGGCTATCTATGGGCCTTACTCCAGACTGCATTTGGTCTTGGCGTCTTCTGGACGATACGCGAATTTGCAGGATTTCGTCCACCGCATGGCATGACCGTACCGATTTTCCTCCTCGCCGGGTTTATGGTCTGGAATATTTTCAGCGACACCATTAACAAATGCCTTTCCGCCGTGGATGGCAACAAAGCAATTCTAACTTTTCCACAAGTTACGCCTCTGGATCTTATGGTGTCGCGTACGATGGTAATCACGGCAACGCAGATTGTTGTGACCATTCTGCTTGCAGGTATCGCCGTGATGGCAGGATATGAGATCCAGATCGGAGATTGGCCTAGCGTGCTAGCCATTTTGTTGCTGGCTCCACTGTGGGCCTTCGGCGCCGGCACATTGATTGCGTCACTAGCCGTCCTTTGGCCAGCCTTGGAAATGCTGGTGCCCATTATGTTGCGCATACTTTTCTTCATGTCAGGGGTATTTTTTTCGGCCAAGGTATTTTCCAAAAAAATCGGTGATTTTTTGTTGTGGAACCCCATTCTGCAACTCATCGAATGGTTTCGTCAGGCCCTGTCTTCAAGCTACGTGGCCCCGGATCTGAACATCCCTTATCTTGTTGGGATCACAAGTTGCACTCTGTGCGCTGGATTGCTGCTGGAGCGTTATGTACGCAGGAGAGCTGAAACGTGA
- the kdsA gene encoding 3-deoxy-8-phosphooctulonate synthase — MQKDSTAKFFFVIGPCAIESHSFALEIAQQLKDIFAKEELQIIYKSSFDKANRSSGNSFRGVGLDKGLSILAEIKSKFGIPVITDVHEAWQAQPVSEVVDYLQTPAFLCRQSDFISAVASTGKPVNIKKGQFLAPWDMKNVIEKARQAAADAGYPDTQFFVCERGTSFGYGNLVVDMRGLQIMKETTGCPVIFDATHSVQLPGANGDSSGGQREFVPLLARSAMASGAISGIFLEVHPDPDKAPCDGPNMLSFKQLPKLLEELKAIHAAIKAD; from the coding sequence ATGCAGAAAGATTCAACAGCAAAGTTTTTCTTTGTTATTGGCCCATGCGCCATAGAGTCTCATTCTTTCGCACTCGAAATTGCTCAACAGCTCAAAGACATCTTTGCAAAAGAGGAATTGCAAATTATTTATAAATCCTCCTTCGACAAAGCCAACCGCAGCTCTGGGAACAGCTTTCGTGGCGTAGGACTCGACAAGGGTCTTTCAATCCTCGCAGAGATTAAATCAAAATTCGGCATCCCGGTTATTACCGATGTGCACGAAGCTTGGCAGGCTCAGCCTGTCTCAGAGGTGGTGGACTATCTTCAAACCCCCGCTTTTCTTTGCCGCCAAAGCGACTTCATTTCCGCCGTCGCATCCACGGGAAAGCCCGTTAACATTAAAAAAGGACAATTCCTTGCCCCTTGGGACATGAAAAACGTTATCGAGAAGGCGCGTCAAGCTGCTGCTGATGCTGGCTATCCCGATACGCAATTTTTCGTCTGCGAACGCGGCACATCTTTTGGCTACGGCAATCTTGTGGTCGATATGCGCGGCCTTCAAATCATGAAGGAGACTACTGGTTGTCCGGTAATTTTTGACGCGACTCATTCAGTCCAACTGCCTGGCGCCAACGGCGACTCCAGTGGTGGACAACGAGAATTCGTTCCTCTCCTTGCTCGTTCCGCCATGGCCAGTGGTGCCATTTCCGGCATCTTCCTGGAAGTTCACCCCGACCCTGACAAAGCGCCCTGTGATGGCCCAAACATGTTGTCTTTCAAGCAACTCCCCAAACTTTTGGAAGAACTCAAGGCCATCCACGCCGCGATCAAGGCGGATTAA
- a CDS encoding DVU3141 family protein, which translates to MMPARIFLVLFLLALIGINGCAHQTGMSPDALIIAPNPENEFAQFVGEAPIGTQRMFSSTPYGSAATVIPGIRYMSGLGQECRLATVVETKRQFTICVCQDTGVWKTAPLIFEPTPR; encoded by the coding sequence ATGATGCCGGCGCGTATTTTTTTAGTATTATTCCTGTTAGCCTTGATTGGCATCAACGGTTGTGCTCACCAGACGGGAATGTCACCAGACGCACTGATAATTGCTCCGAATCCGGAAAATGAATTCGCCCAATTTGTGGGTGAAGCCCCAATCGGGACACAGCGCATGTTTTCTTCAACTCCCTATGGATCTGCAGCCACAGTCATTCCAGGAATTCGCTATATGTCTGGCCTTGGCCAAGAGTGCCGCTTAGCCACAGTGGTGGAGACAAAGCGACAGTTCACGATCTGCGTATGCCAGGATACCGGAGTCTGGAAAACAGCGCCGTTAATCTTCGAACCCACGCCCAGATAG
- a CDS encoding ABC transporter ATP-binding protein, producing the protein MIAVKDVCKSYQLKKNRKIILDAINLTVNPGVNIGILGRNGAGKSTLLRIIGGAELPDSGAVERSGRVSWPIGFSGGFHGSLTGRENLRFTCRIYGASIPKVSEFVHNFAELGPYMDMPFKTYSSGMKAKLAFGLSMAIGFEYYLIDEVTAVGDASFQKKCEEVFAERKSLSTLIVVSHNVATIKKHCDVAAVLDHGRIQFFEDINKAIRCYHGVCNVQP; encoded by the coding sequence GTGATCGCTGTGAAAGACGTGTGCAAATCCTACCAACTCAAAAAAAACCGTAAAATTATATTGGATGCCATCAATCTTACCGTAAATCCGGGAGTCAATATAGGCATTCTTGGCCGGAATGGGGCTGGAAAGTCCACTCTCCTTCGCATCATCGGAGGAGCCGAACTTCCCGATTCTGGAGCAGTAGAACGTAGCGGCCGAGTTTCATGGCCGATCGGTTTTTCTGGTGGATTCCATGGATCTCTGACTGGTCGCGAAAACTTGCGTTTCACCTGCCGCATATACGGTGCATCTATCCCCAAAGTTTCCGAATTCGTACACAATTTTGCGGAACTTGGTCCGTACATGGACATGCCGTTCAAGACCTATTCTTCAGGCATGAAAGCAAAATTGGCCTTTGGGCTGAGCATGGCCATCGGTTTTGAATATTATCTCATCGACGAGGTCACGGCTGTTGGTGACGCATCGTTCCAAAAAAAATGCGAAGAAGTTTTTGCTGAACGCAAATCATTGTCTACACTCATTGTTGTTTCTCACAATGTTGCAACCATCAAGAAGCATTGTGATGTAGCTGCTGTTCTGGACCATGGAAGAATTCAATTTTTTGAAGATATAAATAAGGCAATACGGTGCTATCATGGTGTCTGCAATGTCCAGCCCTAG